One genomic window of Rhinolophus ferrumequinum isolate MPI-CBG mRhiFer1 chromosome 23, mRhiFer1_v1.p, whole genome shotgun sequence includes the following:
- the PDRG1 gene encoding p53 and DNA damage-regulated protein 1, with amino-acid sequence MLSPEAERVLRYLVEVEELAEAVLADKRQIVDLDTKRNQNREGLRALQKDLSLSDDVMVCFGNMFIKMPHPQTKEMIEKDQDHLDKEIEKLRKQLKVKVNRLFEAQGKPELKGFNLNPLNQDELKALKVILKG; translated from the exons ATGCTGTCCCCCGAGGCGGAACGGGTGTTGCGGTACCTGGTGGAAGTGGAGGAGCTCGCCGAGGCGGTGCTGGCGGACAAGCGGCAG ATTGTGGACCTGGACACCAAAAGGAATCAGAACCGAGAGGGCCTCAGGGCCCTGCAGAAGGATCTCAGCCTCTCTG ACGATGTGATGGTTTGCTTCGGGAACATGTTTATCAAGATGCCTCACCCTCAGACAAAGGAAATGATTGAGAAAG ATCAGGATCATCTggataaagaaatagagaaactCCGGAAACAACTTAAAGTGAAGGTCAACCGCCTCTTTGAGGCCCAAG GCAAACCGGAGCTGAAGGGTTTTAACCTGAATCCCCTCAACCAGGATGAGCTGAAAGCTCTCAAGGTCATCTTGAAAGGATGA